One Lacunisphaera limnophila DNA window includes the following coding sequences:
- a CDS encoding PocR ligand-binding domain-containing protein — MVTPSDNVRQSRELVRQLHDSEIYKDYEKAFRETTGLPINLRPIEAFDLPHHTDPNENPFCALLAKTNQTCSACLQLQKRVEQEARMEPKTLKCFAGLCDSAVPVRVGENLVAFLQTGQILLHTPSQREFKKFTRELINFGVDCDLKRLEEAYFQTRVLEKKQYEAVLRLLTIFAQHLATLSNELMVSAKQAESPMISRAKVFIAEHQSEEMSLRQVAGAVNTSAFYFCKMFKQATGLTFTDYLARVRIEKVKNLLLNPHKRISEAAYEAGFQSLSQFNRVFRKIAGEAPTTWRDKLHRRSAAG, encoded by the coding sequence GTGGTAACCCCATCCGACAATGTCCGACAAAGCCGGGAACTGGTCCGCCAGCTCCACGATTCGGAGATTTACAAGGATTACGAGAAGGCCTTCCGCGAAACGACGGGTTTGCCGATCAATCTGCGGCCCATCGAGGCCTTTGACCTGCCGCACCACACGGATCCCAACGAAAATCCGTTCTGTGCCCTCCTGGCCAAGACCAACCAGACCTGCTCCGCCTGCCTGCAACTGCAGAAACGCGTCGAGCAGGAAGCGCGCATGGAGCCGAAGACCCTCAAGTGCTTTGCCGGTCTCTGCGACTCCGCCGTGCCGGTGCGGGTGGGGGAGAACCTCGTCGCCTTCCTGCAGACCGGTCAGATCCTGCTGCACACGCCGAGCCAGCGGGAGTTCAAGAAGTTCACTCGCGAGCTGATCAATTTCGGGGTGGATTGTGACCTGAAGCGGCTGGAGGAGGCCTATTTCCAGACCCGCGTGCTGGAAAAGAAGCAATACGAGGCGGTGCTCCGGCTGCTGACCATCTTCGCCCAGCATCTCGCCACGCTCAGCAACGAACTCATGGTCTCCGCCAAGCAGGCCGAGTCCCCCATGATCTCGCGGGCCAAGGTCTTCATCGCCGAGCACCAGAGCGAGGAGATGTCCCTGCGGCAGGTGGCCGGGGCGGTGAACACCAGCGCGTTTTATTTCTGCAAGATGTTCAAGCAGGCCACCGGCCTCACCTTCACCGACTACCTCGCGCGGGTGCGCATCGAAAAGGTGAAGAACCTCCTCCTCAACCCGCACAAGCGCATCAGCGAGGCGGCCTACGAGGCGGGGTTCCAGTCTCTGTCTCAGTTCAATCGCGTATTCCGCAAGATTGCGGGCGAGGCGCCGACCACCTGGCGCGACAAGCTCCACCGGCGTTCCGCGGCCGGTTAA